CGTCCGCGCGGCTGAGCAGCGCCACCAGGAAGTCCTCCGCCGGCGGGTGCAGCTGCCACGTGGAGAACCGGGCGTCCACGCGCCATCCGGTGGCCTCGGCGTCGGCGGCGAAGTCCTCGAACGGGTAGCCGCGGCCGGCGCCGAAGCCGGTGACCAGCCGACCGCCCGGGGCCAGGTGCGCCCGCATCCGCTCCAGGGCCGGTCGGCGCTCGGCCTCCGCGAGGAACGTGGGGACGTTGCCCGCGCACACGATCAGATCGAACGCCTCGGGGGTGCCGTCCTGGTCGGCGAGGGTGAACTCGGCCAGGTTCCCCACCTCCCAGCGCTGGGCCGGGAACCGCTCGCGCGCCACCGAGATCAGGTGCGGGTCCAGGTCCACGCCTGCCACCGAGTGGCCCAGCGCGGCCAGCCGGCCGCCGACCCGGCCGGTGCCGCAGCCGGCGTCCAGGATGCGGGCGCCGCGCTCGGCGAGGGCGTCCACCAGGCGGGCCTCGCCGTCGAGATCCCGGCCCATCTCCTCGAATCGATCCCACCGCTGCGCGTACCGGCGGGGGTGCTCCGGGTCCGCCCGGACCGCGGCGAGCCACACGTTCTCCTGCGGGGCGGGGACGGCGTCGGGCGTGGGGGCGGTGTGCGGGGTCATGCCAGTCAGTATGCGGGACGGCCCCGGCCGCCCGCCCCGCTACCGTGGACGCCCATGGAGCCCCTCTTCGGCGACGACGTCCTGGCCCGCCCCGCCGTGGCCCTGCCCGACGGCGCCCACCACCTCCCGGGGTTCCTCACCCTGGAGCAGCAGCGGTGGATCGTGGCCCGGTTCCACGAGTGGACGGCCGGGCCCGTGCCGCTGCGGGCCGCGCGGATCGGCGCGCACGAGATGAGCGTGCGCACCGTGTGCCTCGGCTGGCACTGGCGTCCCTACGCCTACTCCCGCGAGGCCGTGGACGTGAACGGCAACCGCGTCCTCGACGTGCCCGACTGGATGGTCCGCCTCGGCCGGTCCGCGCTCGCGGCGGCCACGGGGGACGAGGCGGCCACCGCGGCGTACACCCCGGACACCGCCCTGGTGAACCTCTACGAGGGCGACGCGCGGATGGGCATGCACCAGGACAAGGACGAGGTGTCCCGCACGCCCGTGGTGTCCCTGTCCATCGGGGACACGTGCCGCTTCCGGCTGGGGAACACCCGTACCCGCACGCGGCCCTGGCAGGACGTCGACCTGGCCTCGGGGGACCTGTTCGTCTTCGGCGGCCCCTCCCGCCTCGCGTATC
This Micrococcus flavus DNA region includes the following protein-coding sequences:
- a CDS encoding class I SAM-dependent DNA methyltransferase, which encodes MTPHTAPTPDAVPAPQENVWLAAVRADPEHPRRYAQRWDRFEEMGRDLDGEARLVDALAERGARILDAGCGTGRVGGRLAALGHSVAGVDLDPHLISVARERFPAQRWEVGNLAEFTLADQDGTPEAFDLIVCAGNVPTFLAEAERRPALERMRAHLAPGGRLVTGFGAGRGYPFEDFAADAEATGWRVDARFSTWQLHPPAEDFLVALLSRADG
- a CDS encoding alpha-ketoglutarate-dependent dioxygenase AlkB family protein, translated to MEPLFGDDVLARPAVALPDGAHHLPGFLTLEQQRWIVARFHEWTAGPVPLRAARIGAHEMSVRTVCLGWHWRPYAYSREAVDVNGNRVLDVPDWMVRLGRSALAAATGDEAATAAYTPDTALVNLYEGDARMGMHQDKDEVSRTPVVSLSIGDTCRFRLGNTRTRTRPWQDVDLASGDLFVFGGPSRLAYHGVPKVYPGTAPEGCGLASGRINITLRETGLEG